In Saccopteryx leptura isolate mSacLep1 chromosome 9, mSacLep1_pri_phased_curated, whole genome shotgun sequence, the genomic window gaggtagaggccacagagccaaccccagcgcccgggccatctttgctccaatggagccttggctgcgggaggggaagagagagacagagaggaaagcgcggcggaggggtggagaagcaaatgggcgcttctcctatgtgccctggccgggaatcgaacccgggtcctccgcacgctaggccgatgctctaccgctgagccaaccggccagggcttcaaattctttctttcactttctctccccgtttccctcatcctccctttttctctcatgctaaaaaaaaaaaaagtggcttgaAGTCCCTGCCCTGAACTGCAACTCCTGCCAGACTGCTGGCAGACATCTTTGGTTCTTTAGTAAGTTTTCCAGTTTGACCTGGTTGAAATGTACTGCCCCAGTTTCCTGGGGAGGTGACAGCCAGTGTCTGCCTTCAGATGACCTCAGTGGGGGAGGTGGGTCATGTGGAAGTGTGGGCCCTGGGGCACCAGAGTAGCCTGGAGCCATTTCAACTCCATTGCTTTGTCTCGGCTGTTACCACTTCTGGGTCTGCAGGCTCAGGGTTGCCACATCTGTGAATTACCTTTCTAGAGCAGCTAGTAATTAGCTTTTGAGGtataaaaaccataaaactttttGCATTGACCCTCCCCCACTTCTTCCCAAGTCACTGCTTGGGACATATCAAGCACTTAGGTGTGTGTGAGTTTTGTCACGGAATCCTGCCAATTCTATCTTCAAAATGCCCACCAgcggcctgacctttggtggcacagtggataaagtgttgacctgggaatgctgaggttgccagtttgaaaccctgggcttggctggtcaaggcacatatgggagttgatgcttccctctcatccccccttctctctctttctctctgtctcctctctctaaaaaaaaaccctgaataacattaaaaaaaaatatatatatatatatctaaaaaaaaacccccaaaaatccCACCCACCAGCTGCCCACTTCTCACTCCTGCCTTGCCACTGACCTGGTCCCAGCCTCCGCCATCTCGTCAGGATGGTGGCATTGGCCTGCCTGTGGTTCTCCCTGCTTCATGCCCTGCTCCCCACAGGCTGTACTCTGTACCGCAGCCCCAGCACTCCTTGTTAAACACTCCCCTGCTTATAGATTCCGTAGTTCCTGTCTTAGGAAAGTACAAAGTCTTCCTCATGGTCCTCAGGGTCCTTGTTGCTTCTGTGATGTTATCTCTTCCCTCCTCATCCACACTGCTCCCCTGTGTTCCTTGAACACCCCATGCATACCTTAGGTCTTTGGTGGCCGTTCTCTTTGCTGGAATGCTCTTCCTTAGATGTCCTCCTGCAaggctccctctctccctttctctatctctacaACTAGTGTCACCTTAGGCCTTTCCTGGATATcctttctgaatattttaattcttctcAACACTTTTCCAGTTCACTTCTTAATCTGCATTGTTTTCTCTTCCACACTGAAGaggctccatgagggcagggcttTTAGAGGCTCCACAAACAGCTGAGTGAATGAGATGTAGTTTTGGGGGTGCTGAATGCAAGGGGTGACTGAAACCCCTGTAGTGTGTTCTCGTGCTGGCCTTCTGGCCTGGGACTTCTACTTTTGGCCTGATGCTCAGGGCTGTCCCATGTTCCCTTCTAAATTCCGACAACCCACTGAGGGCTAACTATGTGTCAGGTACTATTCAGAGCGCTTGAACTCATGTGGTCCTCACAGTCATTCTTTGAGGTGGGATACATggcaaccccattttacagatgaggatgtTGAAGCCcagtgatgtctttttttttctttctgaaaaacagTATCTAAGTTTATTTACTGGTAAAAGACAGGTGTTCAAAGGTGATCCAACTTCTATTGTTGCCTTCAATAATTAAATGCTAGCCAGCAATGAATTCAGTGAGAAATTTATTCTATacagatataccatattttttgctccataagacacacttttttcccccaaaagtggaggggaaaatgtccatgtgtcttatggaatgaaaaatacggtattttactaaatattttaacacaccatttggttcagaatattttttttcttattttcctccttaaaaccctaggtgtgtcttatggttagGTGCATCTtaggagcgaaaaatacggtaggtAGGTTTCACAAACCTTTTGATTTGAAACCCTAAAAGTAGAACCTTTAGCTAAATGATAACTTTCCTAATATTTTTCCAATATTACAAACCTAGACACAGAAATACACTCGTGTGTGTGAAGCATAAGGCCAAAATGGAAAGTGGGCATGCGACCCCTTCCCACCTGCTCCACTCCCCTGATATGCACTGCTGGGTCTGCTGACTGCTCCTTGTTGAAAAGCAGCAATCCATTTTCCTCAGATTCTTCATTAACGTTTAACACTTACTCCTGAActtgcatcctttttttttttttttttttcttttttttctgaagctggaaatggggagagacagtcagacagactcccgcatgcgcccaaccgggattcacccggcacgcccaccaggggcgacgctctgccaagaccagagccactctagcgcctggggcagaggccaaggagccatccccagcgcctgggccatctttgctccaatggagcctcggctgcgggaggggaagagagagacagagaggaaggagggggtgggggtgggggtggagaagcaaatgggcgcttctcctatgtgccctggccgggaatcgaaccctggtcccccgcacgccaggccgatgctctaccgctgagccaaccggccagggcctgaacttgcATCTTTAAAACACTATTTTAGGATTTGGGATCTTCTGGGACCATAACTTTAACCCAGCCTTCCATAACAGTTTTTTCACTTTCTCTTAGAAAACACGACACAGCAATAACAGCAATGAACTGCTTCACCCTTTTCACTTCTGCAGAAGCTAAAACAACTTTTCCAACATATTAAGGAGCTGGGAAGTTAATTTCCTGGGAAAGAAATACACAGCCAGGCCCTGGCATTTTAGTACCCAGGAGAGCTGAAATAAGTCCATTGATCAAAACTCCATGTACAATAATTGTCTTTCCAAACTTGGTATGTTTTGCAAAATCTTCATTTAAATGCAAAGGATTGACATCCCCTGTTAATTCTGAGAAGGCAACCACGTCCCTCTGTGTGAAAGCCCTGCTGAGTTCAGCCCGGTCTCCAGCTCTGATGTGCACACGCTGAAAGTGCTGCCTGTTCAGCCTCCCCCACCAAAGACAACGGCTGGTAATTACTGGGAACATCTTCAGCTCCTCACATTCCATCAACAGGAGCTCTTAGCTTGCTTCAGTCTTCAAACATGTTGGCACCAAAAAGTACTTTGGAGAGCAGAGGATTGTTTCTGAAATTGAAGACTATTCAATCCAATACTAGTTTCCTACTATTACCAGATaatgaaaggagaaagggagaaacctGAATCACTCTGAAAGCACATTTCTTGCCTTTGTAGGATCCTAACAGGGTCAAAGCACTCCACAATTTGACAAGACCACTGTTACATATTCTCAAAATGGCCGACAAGGTCTTCTCTTCATAGGTTAGGATGTCCAAGGGTAAGGCAGCACCAACCTCCCCAAACAGGTCCTTCAGGGCTGAAATAACCAGCTGTTTGAACTGGGCAGCATTCAGTCCAACCCCATGATCTTGAAATTCTAGGCAGACTTTCATGTAGTGGTGCTGAGAGGGAtttttgtaaattattctttcatAGCTGGCAGCTGGGGCTGGCATCTCTTCCAGTGCTGACTATACCTTAGGTCACATCTTCAAAATGATCCTCGGGCCGCCCCGCGCCGCCCCTCCCGCCTTGCGCGTGCGGCCTGGGTCGCGCCTGCTCCGTCACCCGCGCGGCCCACCGAGCCTGCTCCCAGAAACAGTGGTTCTGCTGTGGTCTTCcgcctgcccactctccgtgggACTAGCCTGGCGCCTCCCCGACTCCGGTTTGCTGCAAGAGTCCGCTAAGGGCCAGAGCGCCCCTCCAGAAGCCCAAGCTGCCCGGGAAACTCCTGGGGTGTTTATGTTTGGCTTCCCTCTGCTCCGTCCCTGGATCGTCCCCAGTGATGTCTTTAAAGTTACTCACCACGCTCCTGGTAGGGTCTGCTTTTGCACCCAGGCAATTGGCTCTGAAGTCCACTTTTAACCCTTCGGCTCTCTGTTGGCAGCGCATCCAGTATGCCAAGACTGACTCGGATATCATTGCCAAGATGAAGGGTACCTTTGTGGAGCGGGACCGTAAGCGGGAGAAGAGGAAACCCAAGAGCCAGGAGACCCCAGCTGCCAAGAAGGCTGTGCAGGGCGGGGCAGCTGCCCCGGTAGTGGGGGCTGTCCCAGGGCCTGTCCCGGTAAGCGAGGGCTTTCTCATCGCTAGGCCTTTCTCTGCTACATGGCCTGGCTGGGGAGCAGGGTGAGAAGGTGTCTCCACTTCTCTCCACTTGTGAATTCAGACTCCCCCTTCTATTTCCTTATATAGATTTTGTGCCTGTCTCTGGATGATGGTGTCTACACTCAGAAATGCATGTCCCTGCTTGCCAGACTATTCTTTAggatcttcctttctctgtgtctcagtctcttGGTTTCTCTTTTCATGACctatatcagcggttctcaacctgtgggtcgcgaccccagcgggggtcgaacgaccaaaacacaggggtcgcctaaagccatcggagcccctgtgttttggtcgttcgacccccgttggggtcgtgacccacaggttgagaaccgctgacctagacGTTGGTTCATgtagaaaatgcaaaggaaactACTAACCAATAGTTAGAATTAATATTTGAATttagcctgaccatgcggtggtgcagtggatagagcattggcctgggacactgaggacccacgtttgaaaccctgaggttgctggtttagcatgggctcaccagcttgagcgtgggtttgctggcttgaacatgggatcatagacatgaccccatggtcgctagcttgagcagggggtcgctGGCTTGCTTGGAGCCTCGCCCCCTCCctgctgcctggtcaaggcacagatgagaaagcaatcaatgaagaattaaggtgagttgatgcttcttatctctctcccttcctggctatcTCTGTTTCTTGCTCGCTTAACaaaattgtttattgattaatttcagagaaagggagagagggggaagcatttgtttttccagttactgtactcattggttgcttcttacatgcaaggattgaacctacaaccttggtgttttgagatGACGCTCTGACTGAACTAACTGCTCAGGACAAGTGTTATTTCTGTATGCTAGCCACACACAAGTAGACTTGAAACTGAAAAATAGCTCTAAGGAGTCAATCCAACAAAGGGTGTAAACCCCTTCAcgatgcatatatacacacacaaactacaGAATGCTGCTGAGAGAAATTGGAGACAGTCTCAGCAGATGGCTGGAGAAACTCCCCATTGTTcagatgtcagttcttcccagATCTAAAAGTCAGTACAATTCCAATGAGAACGCCAACAGAAATTCTGTGGGATACTGACAGCCTGTTTCTCAATGTCTGGAAAAGCAAAGCAAGATAAGTGAAGATAATAAAGCTGGGTGTGGGGGACCTGCTACAGGGGTCAGATTGGTGGGTTATTGGCATAAGGGTAGGAAGGTGGACTAGTGGGACAGAGTCAAGTCCAGACATAGGTCTGCACATACGGTTACTTAATGTATGAAGCTAACGCTGCAGTCCAGTGGTAAAGGGACTTTTTTCTCTAGTAAGTGATGCTGGACCAATCAGATATCAGTAAGGGAAAACTAACTCTATCTCAACTAGATATAAGTTAATTTGAGATGAATCATAGATGTGAATGTGATGGCTAAAACAGTCAAggttctagaagaaaacaggaaaacgTCTTCATGAACTTTGTGAGGACATGAAAAGTAGGAGCATCCTGTTTTCCAAACAGGATACAGAAGCACATAGCAcggaagaaaaaaatggatgaatTGCAACCACTCAAGTCTCTCATGTCCGCTTTCCTGGTGGTCATGCTGTTTTTGTCCTATGTGCACCGATGCCAGCTCATTCTTTGGCATCAGGAATGGTGTCTGTGTTGTTGTCCAGGTTCCTCACTCTTACCTTGTTCTCTTTTCTGTCCACCTGTGACTGTGGACAGGAGTGGTTCCTTCTCCGGCAGCCTTGTCACCTCAGTGCATGTGCTGTGTGCCATCGgcctgtctcctctcttctccttgccACCCCTCTCATTTCTTTTGGCACCGGCCTTGACTATCCCTGTCCATCTCTgccttctgtttttctctgtagGTCTCCGGATCTATCACGGTTTTTCCTTAAAGTTAATTTTAGAAGCAAAAGTACAGCATTCTCCTCATAGTATTTATTTCCATTCCTTCTAGTTAGCAGTCGttaatattttgagtttttccagtttttctttctccactcatatatttctggaataaggggaagtgtttttgttttttaggttttatttattcattttagagagaagggggggggaggagcagaaagcatcaactcccatatgtgccttgatcaggcaagcccagggtttcaaacctgtaacctcagcattccaggtcaacactatccactgcaccaccacaggttaggctcatatatttctataaacaaaggtcacactggctaatttttaggtaataaaaaagtaaatttttaaaacgtTTTGTTTTGATGTCCCCTTGACCCCGAGTCTGTTTTGTTCCATCTGTTTCTCTTGGTATCCTTTGTCTCTttgagtgccttttttttttttacttcttcccaAGTCTGGGCCTTTTTCCATGTCTCACACCTGGGTTTCCTCTAGTAACCTTTCTCCTCGGTGCCTTCTAGTGACATCAGTAGCAGTTTCCCTCCCACCTGCTGGCTGCCCCACTCAGCccagccctccctctctccacagGGCATGCCGCCAATGACGCAGACGCCCCGCATCATgcatcacatgccaggccagcctCCTTACATGCCGCCCCCTGGCATGATCCCACCTCCAGGCCTTGCGCCCGGCCAGATCCCACCGGGGGCCATGCCCCCACAGCAGCTTATGCCAGGCCAGATGCCACCTGCTCAGCCTGTAAGTGTCAATTGCTCCTGGGGTCTCATATAAATAGTTGGAAATAGACTGGTGGGGGTGCTGTTTTAGGGTGGGTGGTCTGGGCAGGCCCCCTAGAGGAGGTGCAGTTGGAAGTTGAGGATGATTCCTGGAGCACCGGGATTGGCATGTTTGTTGGAGGAGCTTTGGATGGTCAGGGTGAGGTGTGGAGAAGTGGTCAGCACCTAGATTTATTCAGTGATCTTCTGCCAAGCAGTGCTTCTGGATGTAGCAATACTCTCATGTTGCTCAAGTCTAGAGGTGGCAAAGCGGGTAGATAGGCAGCAACACAGCATGAAGGGCTAGAAAGGATTTAAGCAGGGTTGGGGCATGGAGACCAGGAAGGCAGCGGATCCCCCACTAGACTCATGGGCTCCCATCTTTTCCCACAGCTTTCAGAAAACCCACCAAATCACATCTTGTTCCTTACCAACCTGCCGGAGGAGACCAATGAGCTTATGTTGTCTATGCTTTTCAACCAGTAAGTGGGGCCTGTGGCTGGGCAGGGACCAGAGAGTgatggccaggtggtggcaccatgGGGACAGGCCTCAGAATTGTGCTGGTGTAGCCCTGAAGCTGCTTAAGCTTTTCAGGCAGAAAAGGAGGAGGCTGAGGCAATGGGGTGTGGTGATGATGAGGCCAGGGCATGTGTGCCATCCTCCACCTtcttgggggtgggagtggaaaGGCTCTGGGCCTCATCTTTCTGGCCTGTAGGTTACAGGGTACATGTAAAAGAATAGTGAGACATCACTGAACATTGGCCAGGCTGGCAAAAATCAGCACGCTGAAACAGGCATGGAAGGTGGGGAGATTTGATCCCCATGCCCTGCTGATGGTGTGTAGACCCTATGACTACTGCACAGGGTAACGATTCACTGCTTAGTGAAGTTAGGGGGTGTGCCCTCACCTTCTGGCTCTACTTCTGATTGTATGTATTGTACAATAGAACTTGAttctttttgacagaaacagagtcagagagaaggacagatagggacagacagacaggaagggagagagatgagaagcatcaattctttgttgcagctccttagttattcagtattgctttctcatatgcgccttaactggggggctacagcagagccaagtgaccccttgctcaagccagcaaccctgtgctcaagctggatgagccggcgctcaagccgtcgacctcaaggtttcgagcctgggtcttctgtgtcccagtccgacggtctatcctctgtgccaccaggTCAGGCACCAGGTGCTGCTTGTGTCTTCTCTTTTCTGGAGAGAGATGAAGGAGATCTTTAACGAAAGGCATATTGTCATGGGAAGATTGTCACTATCAGAAAAGCTCTGAAGAAAttctgattgatttattttagagagagaggaagggatatatagagaggaacattgatctgtttttccACTTGTATTTGTTGTTTGGTTCTTATATGTGTGCTGATAGgaatccaacctgcaaccttggtgtgtgggacaatactcttaaccaactgaagcTACCTGTCCAGGGCTCTAATACCAAAGGGGTATAGATGGGAcatttctcccagtctgtgtgTCAGTTAAAAGGAACAGAGAGTGCAGTGGGCATGGTTCTTGATAGTGCTGAGAGGAAATTTTGAGAAactataaaacagaaacaataccACATGTTTACTATGGCCACACAACAAAAGGTATTTTGTAAGAATACTGATGGGAAAAAGGATACCCAGTCAATACCAGGATGGTAGCCTAATGGGGAAGGAAGTAGGGATTGAGAAGTGGAAATGAAAGAAACGGCAAATCCTAAAAGTGAGGGTAGTAGttatttctggagtgggggtagGTGGGTTATGATTGGGGAAGAAGGTGGTGGGGAGGACAGTGTTTGTTGGCTGGATGTAAGTTATGATCACGTGGGTGTTCATGTTAAAATTTCTCATTAAATATGTTCTCATTGTATGCACTTGTTTATGTTAGGGTTTCTCAATTTAGCACTATATACATTTTGGACCGTGTAATTCTTTGTTATTATGGccgtcctgtgcattgtaggatgtttagcaacatCCTGGCTTTTGCCTACCAGGTGTCAAAATGTGAGGGTGAAATGCTGACTCTAGATCCCTGAGGTCTGTCCATCTTCTCTCAGGTTCCCTGGCTTCAAGGAGGTCCGACTGGTCCCTGGGCGGCATGACATCGCCTTCGTGGAGTTTGACAATGAGGTTCAGGCAGGGGCCGCTCGCGATGCCCTACAGGGCTTCAAGATCACCCAGAACAATGCCATGAAGATCTCTTTTGCTAAGAAGTAGTGCCTTTTCCCCATGCCTGCCCATAGCCCCTGTTTGGGGGCCACCCCTCATCCCCTTGGTTCAACCCCCTGAAGGTAAGTCCCCCTCGGGGGCCTTCTTGGAGCTGCATGTGTGAGTGAATGGTCACACAGCATTGTACCCAGAGTCTGTCCCCAGACATTGCACCTGGCGCTGTTAGGCTGGAATTAAAGTGTTTTTGATGTTTGATTTTCTACAacgatttgtttttatttctccgtCTTCTatggttcccttttctgcatATCAGAATGACCTGAATTTTTGGACCTCTCATTTGCAATGTTGGAAGACTGTTTTGTCCAATCTGAAGTCACCTTTACTACTCtggcagatttcttttttttctcagtcaGCAGTCAGTGCAGGAAATGGAAACCCAGGCTGCCATGTTCAGGTGGGCAGGTTCTTTTCAAACATGATAACCTTCACAAAAGTGCCTTCTGTTACAGCAGCAGTCCCACAGGAACCACTCTAGGTACTCCAGGAGGAAAGATGGGGATTGGGTGCTCATGAAATCATTGGAAGGACAGTAGGAATAGCACTCTGAGATTGAAACACTTGAGTTCAAGTTTGTAACCCATGATTGAACTTCATTCTAGAGTTCAGGAAGATGCCACTACTAATTAATAGGAGGCCCGTACTGACTTGATCACACATGGGAAGCTACTGACCAGACTCGGGTACAGAGAATGTGGCCACTTCAAACATAGCTTGCTTTGCTGGCTGTTCAGCTGCCGGCAGCCAGAAGACCCAAATTCTTCTCCATTGCCTTAGCTGCAGGGGAGTCTGGGAAATGTCGTTTCTGGCTAGACAATCATGTTTGCAGCTGAAGCTGTCGATAAGGGAAGATGGAATGGAGGACCTTCATTAACTGTCACAAACCTAATCTGGAGAATTTTATATTGGCTCAAAAAAAAGTGCTTAAGACCCTTTCTCATACCATATAGATGGGGAAGTGAGATTTTTACCAGAAATAGAAAACCGCAAAAATAAATACCGTAAAGCATAGTGTTATAATCTCTGGATATTTTTTCCTGCCACAGTTAAGCCCAAGCCTGCCCCTGCTCTGCTctttccattaaagaggaacatcAATGATGAGACTTATAATACCAGATTTAGAATTTCTGTAAGAGCTGAAAGATTGGTAGGAGAAAGGGATTTCCCTCTTCACTAAAGGACACTGTTATTGCAGAAACATTTTGCCCACTATACTGGTTCTGTGGTCAGCAGATCCTGGTCTCTCTGTCTGCATAGGGGACTCCCTAGCTGTTTTTCACATTCTGAGAGTCTTCTTGTGTAAAGAGGAATCTATGTTCATACTCTGGTATTTGTAccgtcaccccccacccccagcacacctCTCCACTGCCAGGCACTCACGAGTACTGAGTAAATTCAGCAGATACTTGTGAGTACATTTTATGTGTTAAATACTGTTCTTGGCATGGAATGTACATTGgtgaataaaatagacaaaatactTCAAATACTGTGTTTTGATATAAGCAAAACAAACATGGAGTAATGAGAAGGTAAGGCTGGGTGGGCAGCAGTGACTGGGTGATCTAGGAAGGTCCCTTGGAGGAGTTGACATTTGGGTAGAGCTGTTTAATCTCATGGTACTTGATGCTGGGTGTTGGTTATGTACAGATGGCTTACATGCCCCTTATAAATTCTTCCCCACTCCAAGTCTATGTTTATTCatcatctaaaaaaattttttttaaattcattttagagaggagagggagagacagagagagagacagagagagggagagagagaggagagacatagAAGGGGGGGAgaatctggaagcatcaactcccatatgtgccttgaccaggcaagcccagggtttcgaaccggtgacctcagcatttccaggttgacgctttatccactgcgccaccacaggtcaggccttcctaAAAAAATTTTGAACTTGTCATCCCAGAGGTGAGAATGCCTAGGGAAAGATGCTCAGCAGAATGATCTCCATGTGTGGCTCTCCATTTGAAGCACAGTTTTAGAAATGATATTTGAATTCAAATTCTCTACTGTCTCATTCTGATCTCGGGCAACTGAACCTCAAGCTCAGTGTGGGCCTAGAGCGAAATCTAGCCCTTCCTCcataaactaaattaaaaaaaccaaaatgactaAAAGCAAACCTAGCCCCTCCACTTCCTGGATTGTATCCTTGGACAACTTCCTTAAGGCTCTGGGCTTCCATTTCCACATAAAATGGGGTTATAATAGAGACCCTCTTGTGGTGATGCAGATTGTTcattttagttaataaaataaaaaataaaccctggccggttggctcagtggtagagcgtcggcctggcgggcgggggacccatgttcgattcctggccagggcacataagagaagcgcccatttgtttctacacccccccccccttcctctcggtctttctcttcccctcccgcagccaaggctctattggagcaaagatggcccgggagctggggatggctccttggcctctgccccaggtgctagagtggctctggtcgcggcagagcgatgcccctgaggggcagagcatcgccccctggtgggcagagcgtggcccctggtggccgtgccgggtggatcccggtcgggcgcatgcgggagtctgactgtctctccccgtttccagcttcagaaaaatacaataaataaataaataaataaataataaaaattgcctgactggtggcacagtgggtaaagcatcaacctgggaccctgaggttgctggtttgaaaccccagacttgcctggtcaaggcacatacgggagttgatgctttttgcatctcaccccttccttctctctctctcccccctcctctctcccccctctaaaatgaataaattaataaaaaataaaaatagttaatgcTCTATAACCGTTAGCTTTTATTATCCTTAACTTTACATACGAGAAGGTGAGCCTCCTAGAGGAGAATATAGCTCAGCCCAGTCACTCAGGAAATGACTGGTGAGGATAAACAGTGGTTATGGCAGTGTATCACCTAGCCTAAGGTCTAACATATGATATTCACTCAGTACTTGAATGCTGGGGCTGTTCAAAGGGCTGcctgttctgttcctcagcaCAGGAAATTCCAAGCCAGATACCCAAGCTGACTTGAAAAGATGGAACTGAATATCTCAGCCTGCCTGTCTGGGCCTCTGATTATTGAAGGGGTAGCTGTCACTTGGAGTGGTCTGGGCTGCTTTAGGTGTATCTGGGCATTTCCTTTGGTGGGTGGCCCTCACCCTGTCCTTGAAATGGTTCAGGCTGGGTAGAAGCCTCTAGATGGTGTGGGTGATATTTAGGACTGGTTCAGGGCGGGGACTAGACTGAGAACACAAGTTTCCTTGTATTACTGGAGAGAGGGAGGGCCCAAGGAAATTGGAGACCCCATTTTCCCCTTAGTCACTCTTCTGTTCGTAGTCCATGATGACTTGGTCCAGGGTATTCTTTGGTGTCATCATCTTGCTGTCTGCCTTCCCAGGGCCTACTA contains:
- the SNRPA gene encoding U1 small nuclear ribonucleoprotein A, which codes for MAVPETRPNHTIYINNLNEKIKKDELKKSLYAIFSQFGQILDILVSRSLKMRGQAFVIFKEVSSATNALRSMQGFPFYDKPMRIQYAKTDSDIIAKMKGTFVERDRKREKRKPKSQETPAAKKAVQGGAAAPVVGAVPGPVPGMPPMTQTPRIMHHMPGQPPYMPPPGMIPPPGLAPGQIPPGAMPPQQLMPGQMPPAQPLSENPPNHILFLTNLPEETNELMLSMLFNQFPGFKEVRLVPGRHDIAFVEFDNEVQAGAARDALQGFKITQNNAMKISFAKK